One genomic window of Magnolia sinica isolate HGM2019 chromosome 3, MsV1, whole genome shotgun sequence includes the following:
- the LOC131240450 gene encoding beta-glucosidase 18-like isoform X1: MAIRVLKLKMALAFVAVFLHLFPLINCLLHRSQFPQDFLFGTSTSSYQIEGAYLEGNKGLSNWDVFSHIPGKIADGSNGNVADDHYHRYMEDIELMHSLGVNSYRFSISWSRILPKGRFGEINRAGIEFYNNLIDALLLKGIQPFVTVNHFDIPQELEDRYGAWLSSQIQEDFGYFAEVCFKSFGDRVKYWTTFNEPNLMVKLSYLTGLYPPAHCSKPYGNCTTGDSAIEPYIAAHNIILSHATATDIYRRKYQAKQGGSMGIVVSAIWYEPLRDIPADRSAAQRALAFHTAWFLDPIIYGDYPPEMRQILGSRLPTFSSNDRRKLQNKLDFIGINHYSSLYAQDCMFFSCNSGTPEEDTYTLLTGEKDGRLIGMTTGMPTLYVVPWGMEKIVTYIKERYNNTPMYITENGYPQDSKNGVSKKELLNDVERVEYLRSYVTSLSGSMRKGADVRGYFTWSLIDNFEWAFGYTLRFGLYHVDYNTLERTPKLSARWYKRFLSSPKMLKQIGGSDWR; encoded by the exons ATGGCAATAAGAGTATTGAAGCTGAAGATGGCCCTTGCATTTGTAGCAGTGTTTCTTCATCTCTTTCCATTGATCAATTGCCTTCTTCATCGGAGCCAATTTCCTCAAGATTTCCTCTTTGGAACTTCAACTTCATCTTATCAG ATTGAAGGGGCGTACTTAGAAGGCAACAAAGGTCTAAGCAATTGGGATGTTTTCTCTCACATACcag GAAAAATTGCGGATGGAAGCAATGGAAATGTTGCTGATGACCATTACCATCGTTACAtg GAAGACATTGAATTGATGCATTCCCTTGGAGTGAATTCCTACAGATTTTCCATATCTTGGTCTAGAATCCTCCCAA AAGGAAGATTTGGTGAGATTAATAGGGCAGGAATTGAATTTTACAACAACCTCATTGATGCTCTCCTTCTCAAAG GGATCCAACCATTCGTTACAGTAAACCATTTTGATATTCCTCAAGAACTCGAAGACCGATATGGTGCATGGTTAAGTTCTCAAATTCA AGAAGATTTTGGATATTTTGCAGAAGTATGTTTCAAGTCTTTTGGAGATAGAGTAAAATACTGGACAACCTTCAATGAGCCAAACCTTATGGTGAAACTCAGTTACCTCACTGGTTTATACCCTCCTGCCCATTGTTCCAAACCATATGGAAATTGCACGACGGGTGACTCTGCAATCGAGCCATACATTGCAGCCCATAATATCATTTTGTCCCATGCCACTGCGACCGATATTTATAGGAGAAAATATCAG GCTAAACAAGGAGGTTCTATGGGGATCGTGGTGAGCGCCATTTGGTATGAACCACTTAGAGATATTCCGGCGGATCGTTCAGCAGCTCAACGGGCCCTGGCTTTCCACACTGCCTG GTTTTTAGATCCTATAATTTACGGAGATTATCCACCCGAAATGCGTCAGATATTGGGGTCAAGATTGCCAACATTTTCATCGAATGACCGAAGAAAGCTACAAAATAAATTGGATTTTATTGGAATTAATCATTATTCAAGTCTCTATGCGCAAGACTGCATGTTTTTTTCATGCAACTCGGGTACACCTGAAGAAGACACATACACATTGCTCACCGGAGAAAAAGACGGTCGACTGATTGGAATGACG ACTGGGATGCCAACTTTATACGTGGTACCATGGGGTATGGAAAAGATTGTAACGTACATCAAGGAAAGATACAACAATACACCCATGTATATCACAGAAAATG GGTACCCACAAGATAGTAAAAATGGTGTTTCCAAGAAAGAATTGCTCAATGACGTGGAGAGAGTAGAATACTTGCGTAGCTATGTGACTTCCCTATCCGGATCTATGAG GAAAGGAGCTGATGTGAGAGGCTACTTCACATGGTCTCTAATTGACAATTTTGAATGGGCATTCGGGTATACGCTACGGTTCGGGCTTTATCATGTGGACTACAATACATTGGAGAGAACTCCTAAACTATCTGCCCGATGGTACAAACGATTCCTTAGCAGCCCAAAGATGCTAAAACAGATTGGCGGCAGTGATTGGAGATAA
- the LOC131240450 gene encoding beta-glucosidase 18-like isoform X2 produces the protein MFSLTYQEDIELMHSLGVNSYRFSISWSRILPKGRFGEINRAGIEFYNNLIDALLLKGIQPFVTVNHFDIPQELEDRYGAWLSSQIQEDFGYFAEVCFKSFGDRVKYWTTFNEPNLMVKLSYLTGLYPPAHCSKPYGNCTTGDSAIEPYIAAHNIILSHATATDIYRRKYQAKQGGSMGIVVSAIWYEPLRDIPADRSAAQRALAFHTAWFLDPIIYGDYPPEMRQILGSRLPTFSSNDRRKLQNKLDFIGINHYSSLYAQDCMFFSCNSGTPEEDTYTLLTGEKDGRLIGMTTGMPTLYVVPWGMEKIVTYIKERYNNTPMYITENGYPQDSKNGVSKKELLNDVERVEYLRSYVTSLSGSMRKGADVRGYFTWSLIDNFEWAFGYTLRFGLYHVDYNTLERTPKLSARWYKRFLSSPKMLKQIGGSDWR, from the exons ATGTTTTCTCTCACATACcag GAAGACATTGAATTGATGCATTCCCTTGGAGTGAATTCCTACAGATTTTCCATATCTTGGTCTAGAATCCTCCCAA AAGGAAGATTTGGTGAGATTAATAGGGCAGGAATTGAATTTTACAACAACCTCATTGATGCTCTCCTTCTCAAAG GGATCCAACCATTCGTTACAGTAAACCATTTTGATATTCCTCAAGAACTCGAAGACCGATATGGTGCATGGTTAAGTTCTCAAATTCA AGAAGATTTTGGATATTTTGCAGAAGTATGTTTCAAGTCTTTTGGAGATAGAGTAAAATACTGGACAACCTTCAATGAGCCAAACCTTATGGTGAAACTCAGTTACCTCACTGGTTTATACCCTCCTGCCCATTGTTCCAAACCATATGGAAATTGCACGACGGGTGACTCTGCAATCGAGCCATACATTGCAGCCCATAATATCATTTTGTCCCATGCCACTGCGACCGATATTTATAGGAGAAAATATCAG GCTAAACAAGGAGGTTCTATGGGGATCGTGGTGAGCGCCATTTGGTATGAACCACTTAGAGATATTCCGGCGGATCGTTCAGCAGCTCAACGGGCCCTGGCTTTCCACACTGCCTG GTTTTTAGATCCTATAATTTACGGAGATTATCCACCCGAAATGCGTCAGATATTGGGGTCAAGATTGCCAACATTTTCATCGAATGACCGAAGAAAGCTACAAAATAAATTGGATTTTATTGGAATTAATCATTATTCAAGTCTCTATGCGCAAGACTGCATGTTTTTTTCATGCAACTCGGGTACACCTGAAGAAGACACATACACATTGCTCACCGGAGAAAAAGACGGTCGACTGATTGGAATGACG ACTGGGATGCCAACTTTATACGTGGTACCATGGGGTATGGAAAAGATTGTAACGTACATCAAGGAAAGATACAACAATACACCCATGTATATCACAGAAAATG GGTACCCACAAGATAGTAAAAATGGTGTTTCCAAGAAAGAATTGCTCAATGACGTGGAGAGAGTAGAATACTTGCGTAGCTATGTGACTTCCCTATCCGGATCTATGAG GAAAGGAGCTGATGTGAGAGGCTACTTCACATGGTCTCTAATTGACAATTTTGAATGGGCATTCGGGTATACGCTACGGTTCGGGCTTTATCATGTGGACTACAATACATTGGAGAGAACTCCTAAACTATCTGCCCGATGGTACAAACGATTCCTTAGCAGCCCAAAGATGCTAAAACAGATTGGCGGCAGTGATTGGAGATAA